A genomic stretch from Dyella sp. M7H15-1 includes:
- the secF gene encoding protein translocase subunit SecF produces the protein MEIFSHNSNVHFLGLRKVSIGIAILLMLASIALLATRSLNYGLDFTGGVQVEATYDNPISVEDVRSALDKGGIENATVQSVGGTRQVSIRFQPKDDKHYTLQEGSSPNLDLISNDVAKALQATRSDAKIASKNYVGPQVGEQLRSDGVTAAIFVIIFIGLYLWVRFERRFAIAALLTEAHDVLVTLGVISLVQREFDLTVLASVLAVIGYSINDKVVVFDRIRELFRSSRKGDAEEILNRSINSTLSRTIITSLFTSIAMAALYFFGGPSVHGFAITMLIGILVGTLSSIFVASPILLWLGVSKKDLMPVTKENPELARRP, from the coding sequence ATGGAAATTTTCAGCCACAACAGCAACGTTCACTTCCTCGGCCTGCGCAAGGTCAGCATCGGCATCGCCATCCTGCTGATGCTTGCCTCGATTGCGCTGCTCGCCACGCGCAGCTTGAACTACGGACTGGATTTCACCGGGGGCGTCCAGGTCGAGGCCACCTACGACAACCCCATCTCGGTGGAGGATGTGCGTAGCGCCCTGGACAAGGGCGGCATCGAGAACGCCACGGTGCAAAGTGTGGGCGGCACCCGTCAGGTGTCGATCCGTTTTCAGCCCAAGGACGACAAGCACTACACGCTGCAGGAAGGTAGCTCACCCAACCTCGACCTGATTTCCAACGATGTCGCCAAGGCGCTGCAAGCCACGCGTTCTGATGCCAAGATCGCCAGCAAAAATTACGTTGGCCCGCAGGTTGGTGAACAGTTGCGCAGCGATGGCGTGACCGCGGCGATTTTCGTCATCATTTTTATCGGTCTGTATCTGTGGGTGCGCTTCGAGCGTCGGTTCGCTATCGCTGCGTTGTTGACGGAAGCGCACGACGTGTTGGTGACGCTGGGTGTCATTTCGCTGGTGCAGCGCGAGTTCGATCTCACCGTGCTCGCTTCCGTGTTGGCAGTGATCGGCTATTCGATCAACGACAAAGTGGTGGTGTTCGATCGTATCCGCGAACTGTTCCGCTCCTCGCGCAAGGGTGATGCGGAAGAGATCCTCAATCGCTCGATCAACAGCACGCTGTCGCGAACCATCATCACCTCGCTGTTCACGAGTATTGCGATGGCCGCGCTCTATTTCTTCGGCGGCCCGTCGGTGCACGGTTTCGCGATCACCATGCTGATCGGCATCCTGGTCGGTACGCTATCCTCGATCTTTGTCGCCAGCCCGATCCTGCTATGGCTGGGTGTGTCGAAGAAGGATCTGATGCCAGTGACCAAGGA